One Oharaeibacter diazotrophicus DNA window includes the following coding sequences:
- a CDS encoding major capsid protein gives MDPETILDIFNNDLFSSTSLTSAISIVPNSYGRIRELGIFAEEGVPTTSVAISRENDTLNLLPMRPRGGPASVGTRAGADARPFMIPHIPHDDAVLAVDVQNRVSLAPARGLQSVQDMVNKKLITIRNKHAITLEHMRAYALQGLIVDYDGTVVTNLFTEFGVTEKVVDFAFTTGTTDVLSVLRGVSGYMEDNLEGEVMTGLLALCSPEWMDQLLSHPTIKEAYKYYAKEQDPITQDLRRRFVYAGIVFEEYRGVATKLNEDGSKTSRRFIPANTARFVPLGTQDVFRTYFAPPDFVDAANVAPPTGQEQQVFVAPLERMKFGKGVEMHTESNPLPMVKRPKLLVKATMS, from the coding sequence ATGGATCCGGAAACGATCCTCGACATCTTCAACAACGACCTGTTCTCGTCGACCTCCCTGACGTCGGCGATCTCGATCGTCCCCAACAGCTACGGCCGCATCCGCGAGCTCGGCATCTTCGCCGAGGAGGGCGTGCCGACGACGTCGGTGGCGATCTCCCGCGAGAACGACACGCTCAACCTGCTGCCGATGCGCCCGCGCGGCGGGCCGGCGAGCGTCGGCACGCGGGCCGGCGCCGACGCCCGTCCCTTCATGATCCCGCACATCCCCCACGACGACGCGGTGCTCGCCGTCGACGTCCAGAACCGGGTGTCGCTGGCGCCGGCGCGCGGCCTGCAGAGCGTGCAGGACATGGTCAACAAGAAGCTGATCACGATCCGCAACAAGCACGCGATCACGCTGGAGCACATGCGCGCCTACGCGCTCCAGGGCCTCATCGTCGACTACGACGGCACGGTGGTGACCAACCTGTTCACCGAGTTCGGCGTCACCGAGAAGGTGGTGGACTTCGCCTTCACGACCGGGACCACCGACGTCCTGTCGGTGCTGCGCGGCGTCAGCGGCTACATGGAGGACAACCTCGAAGGCGAGGTGATGACCGGGCTGCTCGCCCTCTGCTCGCCGGAGTGGATGGATCAGCTGCTGTCGCACCCGACCATCAAGGAGGCCTACAAGTACTACGCCAAGGAGCAGGATCCGATCACCCAGGATCTCCGCCGGCGGTTCGTCTACGCGGGCATCGTGTTCGAGGAGTACCGCGGCGTCGCGACCAAGCTCAACGAGGACGGCTCCAAGACCTCCCGGCGCTTCATCCCCGCCAACACGGCCCGCTTCGTGCCGCTCGGGACGCAGGACGTGTTCCGGACCTACTTCGCGCCGCCGGACTTCGTCGACGCCGCCAACGTGGCGCCGCCGACGGGCCAGGAACAGCAGGTCTTCGTGGCGCCGCTCGAACGCATGAAGTTCGGCAAGGGCGTGGAGATGCACACGGAGTCGAACCCGCTGCCGATGGTCAAGCGGCCGAAGCTCCTGGTGAAGGCCACGATGTCCTGA
- a CDS encoding head decoration protein, with amino-acid sequence MAALTEKKMITDWLKYEEPNHYSRETVTIASGAGVLATGTVLAKVTASGKYVAAAASGSDGTQTAVAVLVTPVDASAADQKAVVVARDAIAGHAGLTWGATINDSTKRAAAITQLAAVGILVRESA; translated from the coding sequence ATGGCCGCGCTGACCGAGAAGAAGATGATCACGGACTGGCTCAAGTACGAGGAGCCGAACCACTACAGCCGGGAGACGGTCACGATCGCCTCCGGCGCCGGCGTTCTGGCGACCGGCACCGTGCTCGCCAAGGTGACGGCGTCGGGCAAGTACGTCGCGGCGGCCGCCTCCGGCTCGGACGGGACGCAGACCGCTGTCGCGGTGCTCGTCACTCCGGTCGACGCCAGCGCTGCCGACCAGAAGGCGGTGGTGGTGGCGCGCGACGCCATCGCCGGACACGCCGGCCTGACCTGGGGCGCGACGATCAACGATTCCACCAAGCGCGCCGCCGCGATCACCCAGCTCGCCGCCGTCGGCATCCTGGTGCGCGAGAGCGCCTGA
- a CDS encoding phage portal protein, with protein sequence MSKPRYRVQAGDSMGASRRPSAELVTGVTGRSAYAAADVSSQAMAGWYPPLWSPDAAWLPERNLSIARIRDMVRSEGWAQAVCDRFVDLSVGSTFRLSSKPNARLLGIDVDAARDLGQRIEERWRVYAEDPTFRCDAQRRLKFVAYMGLSARHLVRDGEATTLLRWMPRRGWAYATAFQAIDPDRLSTPAGMMDGDRLRGGVELDADGAPIAYHFRRRHPHDVGVASDPFAWDRVERWDMVAGWERPKVLHVYEMLSAEQTRGVSKLVAGLVKSRLLSRYSESEVKAAALNGSIVGAFYTELGPEFASEVLGGGAGGRGVDWDGWATSRARYYDGRRTMSDARFITAFPTDKLEMNVNPRNVVGYPAFQAAFLQNFAASLGISYEQLSMDWSKTNYSSARAALNEVWRTITRFRSLLADGLAQPIFTAWLEDAIDIGDIELPPGAPSFYDAPYAYTQAEWIGPPRGYVDPVKEAQAARERIAAKISTLEREIAEQGGDLMLNLAQLAREEALVAEMLPGLVAAGATAAADATATEGEDQDARDRRERLEAGAA encoded by the coding sequence GCCGACGTGTCGTCGCAGGCGATGGCGGGGTGGTATCCCCCGCTCTGGTCGCCCGATGCGGCCTGGCTACCCGAGCGGAACCTGTCGATCGCGCGCATCAGGGACATGGTGCGCTCGGAAGGCTGGGCGCAGGCCGTGTGCGACCGCTTCGTCGATCTTTCGGTCGGGTCGACCTTTCGGCTGTCGAGCAAGCCCAACGCGCGGCTGCTCGGGATCGACGTCGACGCGGCCCGGGACCTCGGCCAGCGGATCGAGGAGCGGTGGCGCGTCTACGCCGAGGACCCGACTTTTCGCTGCGACGCGCAGCGGCGGCTGAAGTTCGTGGCGTACATGGGACTCTCGGCCCGCCACCTGGTGCGCGACGGCGAGGCGACGACGCTGCTGCGGTGGATGCCGCGACGGGGTTGGGCCTATGCGACGGCCTTCCAGGCGATCGACCCGGATCGGCTGTCGACGCCGGCCGGCATGATGGACGGCGACCGGCTGCGGGGCGGGGTCGAACTCGATGCCGATGGTGCGCCGATCGCCTACCACTTCCGGCGGCGGCATCCGCACGACGTCGGGGTTGCGAGCGATCCCTTCGCGTGGGACCGCGTCGAGCGGTGGGACATGGTGGCCGGGTGGGAGCGGCCCAAGGTACTCCACGTCTACGAGATGCTGTCGGCCGAGCAGACGCGCGGCGTCTCCAAGCTGGTGGCCGGTCTCGTCAAGAGCCGCCTGCTCTCGCGCTATTCCGAGAGCGAGGTCAAGGCGGCGGCGCTCAACGGTTCGATCGTCGGGGCCTTCTACACCGAACTCGGCCCGGAGTTCGCGTCCGAGGTGCTCGGCGGCGGGGCGGGCGGCCGCGGGGTCGACTGGGACGGATGGGCGACCAGCCGCGCCAGGTACTACGACGGCCGGCGCACGATGTCGGACGCGCGGTTCATCACCGCGTTCCCGACCGACAAGTTGGAAATGAACGTCAATCCGCGCAATGTCGTAGGGTATCCGGCCTTCCAGGCTGCGTTCCTGCAGAACTTCGCCGCCAGCCTCGGGATCAGCTACGAACAGCTGTCCATGGACTGGTCGAAGACGAACTACTCGTCGGCGCGGGCGGCCCTCAACGAGGTGTGGCGCACCATCACGCGGTTCCGGTCCCTGCTCGCCGACGGTCTCGCCCAGCCGATCTTCACGGCTTGGCTCGAGGACGCGATCGACATCGGCGACATAGAGCTGCCGCCCGGCGCGCCATCGTTCTACGACGCGCCCTACGCCTACACCCAAGCGGAGTGGATCGGGCCGCCGCGCGGCTACGTCGACCCGGTGAAGGAAGCCCAGGCGGCGCGGGAGCGGATCGCGGCGAAGATCTCGACCCTCGAGCGCGAGATCGCCGAACAGGGCGGAGACCTGATGCTCAACCTCGCCCAGCTCGCCCGCGAGGAGGCGCTGGTCGCCGAGATGCTGCCCGGCCTCGTCGCCGCGGGCGCGACGGCCGCCGCCGACGCCACGGCGACCGAGGGCGAGGACCAGGACGCCCGCGACCGCCGCGAGCGCCTCGAGGCCGGCGCGGCCTGA
- a CDS encoding S49 family peptidase: protein MDDLGLTLAAVGQPLLMERRAAGALVSRYADGFRASAPAGGAAQDGQDAGRRAARPLAYAGGGEWRDGYRLAGRIAVIEVCGILTARGYYDWWTECFVPGYAQIGAAFALAQADPDVGAVMLRIDSPGGLADGAFDLAAEIRAGRAQAGGKPVWVHTSWALSAAYAVASAADRVLSTAQGYTGSIGVVVLHVDESEWLAKIGLKTEAIESSPGKTAGAAFKPLDDAARADIQADVDQIAGDFIACVTAGRGLTAAAIRAQNARIFLGRHADATRSAEALGLIDGIATEREAFASLAASLAASPVPSPTSGPGASRAKAPKTRRESKEKAMSLKIQMAGLRAKAEAGDGNAQEVLDQIEAILTDEEKSLEDKLAEIEVLVAGAEEETAAEDAGETAEAGDGAQASAKRGKPRAKAAKSGGADGFAVLDLPEAKGREQLAGQLGRKVAAGKISVDEARDLLAAAPKASGLREAMAGRDTPIGPGGAGKPGAATLADSMKATLARQGIKV from the coding sequence ATGGACGATCTCGGGCTGACGCTCGCGGCGGTCGGACAACCGCTGCTCATGGAGCGGCGGGCGGCGGGCGCACTGGTGTCGCGCTACGCCGACGGTTTCCGCGCATCGGCCCCTGCGGGAGGCGCGGCACAGGACGGGCAGGACGCCGGCCGCAGGGCGGCGAGGCCGCTCGCCTACGCGGGCGGCGGCGAGTGGCGCGACGGCTATCGCCTCGCTGGGCGGATCGCGGTGATCGAAGTCTGCGGCATCCTGACGGCGCGGGGCTACTACGACTGGTGGACCGAGTGCTTCGTGCCGGGGTACGCCCAGATCGGCGCCGCCTTCGCGCTGGCGCAGGCCGACCCCGACGTCGGGGCGGTGATGCTGCGGATCGACAGCCCGGGCGGTCTCGCCGACGGGGCCTTCGACCTCGCGGCCGAGATCCGCGCCGGACGCGCCCAGGCCGGCGGCAAGCCGGTGTGGGTCCACACGTCCTGGGCGCTGTCGGCGGCCTACGCGGTCGCCTCGGCGGCCGACCGGGTGCTGTCGACGGCGCAGGGCTACACCGGCTCGATCGGCGTGGTGGTGCTCCACGTCGACGAAAGCGAGTGGCTGGCGAAGATCGGTCTCAAGACCGAGGCGATCGAATCCTCGCCGGGCAAGACGGCGGGGGCCGCCTTCAAGCCGCTCGACGATGCGGCGCGGGCGGACATCCAGGCCGACGTCGACCAGATCGCCGGCGACTTCATCGCCTGCGTCACCGCCGGCCGCGGGCTCACCGCGGCGGCGATCCGCGCCCAGAACGCCCGCATCTTCCTCGGCCGCCACGCCGACGCGACCCGGTCTGCCGAGGCGCTCGGCCTGATCGATGGCATCGCGACCGAGCGCGAGGCCTTCGCCTCGCTCGCCGCCAGTCTGGCGGCGTCTCCCGTCCCTTCGCCGACCAGCGGCCCCGGCGCGTCCCGGGCGAAGGCCCCCAAGACGCGCCGAGAGAGCAAGGAGAAGGCGATGAGCCTCAAGATCCAGATGGCCGGTCTCCGCGCCAAGGCGGAAGCGGGCGACGGCAACGCGCAGGAGGTGCTCGACCAGATCGAAGCGATCCTGACGGACGAGGAGAAGAGCCTCGAGGACAAGCTCGCCGAGATCGAGGTGCTGGTGGCCGGTGCCGAGGAGGAGACCGCGGCCGAGGACGCCGGGGAGACCGCCGAGGCCGGCGACGGCGCCCAGGCGTCGGCGAAGCGCGGAAAGCCGCGCGCCAAGGCGGCGAAGTCCGGCGGCGCCGACGGCTTCGCCGTGCTCGACCTGCCGGAGGCCAAGGGGCGCGAGCAGCTCGCGGGCCAGCTCGGCCGCAAGGTCGCGGCCGGCAAGATCTCCGTCGACGAGGCGCGCGACCTGCTCGCCGCCGCGCCGAAGGCCTCCGGCCTGCGCGAGGCGATGGCCGGGCGCGACACGCCGATCGGCCCCGGCGGCGCCGGCAAGCCGGGCGCGGCCACCCTCGCCGACAGCATGAAGGCCACCCTCGCGCGTCAGGGCATCAAGGTCTGA
- a CDS encoding head-tail joining protein, which produces MSVAAAAVAHLDAQFALWARPASYVPPGGGAAVVCAIVVVRPDDLVGVGEMTLVRGAQILMVRASEVTPDEGGVFTRIHDGATFRVLGEPRHGADRALWRCGVR; this is translated from the coding sequence ATGTCGGTCGCCGCCGCCGCCGTCGCCCATCTGGATGCCCAGTTCGCCCTGTGGGCCCGCCCGGCCTCCTACGTACCGCCGGGCGGCGGGGCGGCGGTGGTGTGCGCCATCGTGGTCGTGCGGCCGGACGACCTCGTCGGCGTCGGCGAGATGACGCTGGTGCGCGGCGCGCAGATCCTGATGGTGCGCGCGAGCGAGGTCACCCCGGACGAGGGCGGCGTGTTCACGCGGATCCACGACGGCGCGACCTTCCGGGTGCTCGGCGAGCCGCGGCACGGGGCGGACCGCGCGCTCTGGCGGTGCGGCGTCCGATGA